Genomic DNA from Alphaproteobacteria bacterium:
AGCCATGCCAACTCCAAAAGCCGGAGAAGTGCTGTTACGTCAAACTGCCGTGGGCTTAAATTATATCGACATATATCACCGCTCTGGCTTATATCCGCTATCGGCATATCCGGCGATATTGGGTTTGGAAGCTTGCGGCGAGGTGGAGGCTTTGGGCGATGGAGTAAGTAACATAGCAATAGGCGATCGCGTGGCCTATGGCGGCGGCCCCATGGGTGCTTATGCTGAGTACCGCACCATACCATCGCAATATTGCGCTAAAATACCCGATGCAATTAGCAACACCCAGGCCGCCGCCAGTATGGTGCAGGGCATCACGGCACATTTTCTTGTGCAAAGAACCGTAAAATTAAAGGCAGGAGACAGCTGTTTGATCCATGCCGCAGCTGGCGGGGTGGGAACGTTACTTTGCCAATGGGCAAAGCATATGGGCGTGACTGTCTTGGGTACGGTGAGCAGTGAAGAAAAAGCAGCCCATGCCAGCGCCCACGGATGCGACCATCCAATTATATACACGCAAGAAAACGTTGTAGATCGTGTACAAAGCCTCACACAGGGGCAAGGCGTGAATGTGGTGTACGATTCTGTAGGTAAAGATACGTTTATGGCCTCGTTAGATTGTTTGCGCATGTTTGGTACATTAGTGAGCTTTGGTCAGGCCTCGGGGCCGGTGCCGCCATTTGATATTAGCTTGCTGGCGCTAAAAGGTTCATTGTATCTGTGC
This window encodes:
- a CDS encoding quinone oxidoreductase; translation: MAKAIRLHQAGNPDQMHWEDIAMPTPKAGEVLLRQTAVGLNYIDIYHRSGLYPLSAYPAILGLEACGEVEALGDGVSNIAIGDRVAYGGGPMGAYAEYRTIPSQYCAKIPDAISNTQAAASMVQGITAHFLVQRTVKLKAGDSCLIHAAAGGVGTLLCQWAKHMGVTVLGTVSSEEKAAHASAHGCDHPIIYTQENVVDRVQSLTQGQGVNVVYDSVGKDTFMASLDCLRMFGTLVSFGQASGPVPPFDISLLALKGSLYLCRPNYMNYTQDNVEYHRAIQAMFGLIEQGVLKVEIGQTYPLAQAAQAHRDLESRKTTGATVLCIE